ATCTATGATTCGAATTATAACCAAATTGGTATGTTTAAAGAGAAGATGATACAAGGATTTGCGGCGATACGTGGTTCTTTAATGACTGATAAAGTAACAAAATTGTCCGATGTAGAAGTAGAGTTTGATTTTATTCAAAGTACTCTTCGTACAACAGATGGACGTACATTAGCAATCGGTAAGCAAGGGTATATGCCTATAGAATGGAGTGAAAGGTTTATGGGACTAAATGTGCCTACTATTACATTAGGTTCCAATGCGTCTAAGAATGAAAAAATTCTAGGGCTAGGGGTGCTTCTATATAGCTTACGTACAATTGAGATTAGAAAAAATAGAGCGAGCGTTTAATAGAAAAAAATAAGCGAAACGATTAGAACAGAGTCCATAAAGTGATTCTGTTTTTTTTATAAATCTTACAAAGATGTCATCTTTCTGTAAGATTATTAGATAGTTCATTTATTTTTTTAATGTAATAATAAAGGTATAAGAAACGCCAATAAATGATAGGAGAGTGTCAGTAATGATTGTAACAACAACTTCTGGAATTCAAGGAAAAGAAATTATTGAGTATGTGGATATTGTAAATGGTGAAGCAATTATGGGTGCAAATATTGTTCGTGATTTATTCGCTTCCGTTCGTGATGTTGTAGGTGGCCGTGCTGGTGCATATGAAAGTAAATTAAAAGAAGCTCGTGATATTGCAATGGAAGAAATGAAACAACTTGCGAAGCAAAAAGGAGCAAATGCAATTGTTGGCATTGATGTAGACTACGAGGTTGTTCGTGACGGCATGTTAATGGTTGCTGTAAGTGGTACGGCTGTGCGTATATAAATGAATGAACTATCCCTATAAACTGGACAGTTTTATAAAAAGATACTTAAAAGGTGGTTTCGATATTGCATCGAAGCCATTTTTTT
This sequence is a window from Bacillus pseudomycoides DSM 12442. Protein-coding genes within it:
- a CDS encoding heavy metal-binding domain-containing protein codes for the protein MIVTTTSGIQGKEIIEYVDIVNGEAIMGANIVRDLFASVRDVVGGRAGAYESKLKEARDIAMEEMKQLAKQKGANAIVGIDVDYEVVRDGMLMVAVSGTAVRI